In Anaerolineales bacterium, the following proteins share a genomic window:
- a CDS encoding APC family permease, with translation MSNLFVRKATGMVRSWSVMDAFIYAFFSINLVTLGLYSFSQMYYFEGGMVNALIVSAVFIFFEVIVYANLIAIMPRSGGDYVWQSRILGGAAGFILAVTGWWFILWLWVPLYGDMFRHIVLVPLLGILGAKDTALWFAGTDNGEFTSALITLAIVSVFIGLGMKTYARIQKFSFYGGILGLALVIILFLTGSNAAFKAGLDANAAALFGAQPGVYDATVALGTEAGAATPLMGGGIGLAVFLVIPYLVFFNLWPNWGATLYGEVRGATDFKRNVSGMGWALGATTLLGIILLFSISKTVGWDFYVQAGAAWWNYAWGYTDVAPALPVWPYPALLAAFLTTNKLVQFLVVGLMSLWWFGWCGTVFLSSTRVIFAAAFDRLLPEKVAEVNQQTGTPIYALLLMVVPSIVVAYLFSYNIANFASLTLCSTLVIAVTYLGTTIAAIILPYTKPDLYNASPVAKYKILGIPLITVAGVIFGGFLVFLLYEWILDPNALYGIGYSINEAGLKNKPSLIYMGSMYLLAAIIYFGFKSARKKQGIDLDKVHAEIPAE, from the coding sequence ATGAGCAACTTGTTTGTCCGTAAAGCGACCGGCATGGTACGTTCATGGTCGGTCATGGACGCGTTTATCTACGCGTTCTTTTCGATCAATCTTGTGACCCTCGGGCTGTATAGTTTCAGCCAGATGTATTATTTCGAGGGCGGGATGGTCAACGCGTTGATCGTCAGCGCGGTGTTCATCTTTTTCGAGGTGATCGTGTACGCCAATCTCATCGCGATCATGCCACGTTCGGGCGGCGATTACGTCTGGCAGAGCCGCATCCTGGGCGGCGCGGCGGGTTTCATCCTCGCGGTGACCGGGTGGTGGTTCATCCTGTGGCTGTGGGTGCCGTTGTACGGCGATATGTTCCGGCATATCGTGCTGGTGCCGCTCCTCGGCATTCTCGGCGCGAAAGATACCGCGCTGTGGTTCGCCGGGACCGACAACGGCGAGTTCACTTCGGCGCTCATCACGCTGGCGATCGTGAGCGTGTTCATTGGGCTCGGCATGAAGACCTACGCGCGCATCCAGAAATTTTCATTCTATGGCGGCATTCTGGGATTGGCGCTCGTGATCATCCTGTTCCTAACCGGCTCCAACGCGGCGTTCAAAGCCGGATTGGACGCGAACGCCGCCGCCTTGTTCGGCGCTCAACCCGGCGTGTACGACGCGACCGTCGCTTTGGGCACCGAGGCTGGCGCGGCGACTCCGCTGATGGGCGGGGGAATCGGTCTGGCGGTCTTCCTCGTCATTCCCTATTTGGTGTTCTTCAACTTGTGGCCCAATTGGGGCGCGACCTTGTACGGCGAAGTGCGCGGCGCGACCGATTTCAAACGCAACGTTTCCGGCATGGGTTGGGCGCTCGGCGCGACCACCTTGCTGGGGATCATCCTGCTCTTTTCGATTAGCAAAACCGTCGGCTGGGATTTTTACGTGCAAGCCGGCGCGGCATGGTGGAATTACGCGTGGGGTTACACGGATGTTGCCCCAGCCTTGCCGGTTTGGCCCTATCCCGCGTTGCTCGCCGCGTTCTTGACGACGAACAAACTCGTTCAATTCCTCGTGGTCGGCTTGATGAGCCTGTGGTGGTTTGGGTGGTGCGGGACGGTTTTCCTCTCCTCCACCCGCGTCATCTTTGCCGCCGCCTTCGACCGATTGCTCCCTGAGAAGGTGGCCGAGGTCAACCAACAGACCGGCACGCCGATCTACGCGCTGTTGTTGATGGTCGTACCTTCGATCGTGGTCGCGTACTTGTTCTCGTACAACATCGCGAACTTTGCCTCGCTGACGTTGTGCTCGACGCTGGTAATTGCTGTGACTTATTTAGGCACAACCATCGCGGCGATCATCCTGCCTTACACCAAACCCGATTTGTACAACGCCTCGCCGGTGGCGAAGTATAAAATCCTCGGCATTCCGCTCATCACGGTCGCAGGCGTGATCTTCGGCGGCTTCCTCGTCTTCCTGCTTTACGAATGGATTCTCGATCCGAACGCGTTGTATGGCATCGGCTATTCGATCAACGAGGCAGGACTCAAAAACAAACCCTCCCTCATCTACATGGGTTCGATGTATCTGCTCGCGGCGATCATTTACTTCGGCTTCAAATCCGCGCGCAAGAAGCAAGGCATTGACCTCGACAAGGTCCACGCCGAGATTCCAGCAGAGTAG
- a CDS encoding CBS domain-containing protein — MSKTVKDLMRKGLIVCSPGAALGQVAKTLTQHHIHALIVAEDAGAPLGIISDFDLLAGEWLSVDKESLDAMKTMTAGDLMTSPIETIEADTAVDDAAKRFLERQIHRMMVVENGKPVGVISISDFVRDIAAQEKVKRGNVGEVMSDAFLVCRDQTPVVSAARTMTQAGWRSVVIVNSQGKPLGVVTGNDLMRLAGKPVSETLTVSEVMNRNLVTIDINASLQEAANLMIQNHRHRVIVVDAQDPESFPLGIISSFDIVEEMARPGSVWQG, encoded by the coding sequence ATGAGCAAAACCGTTAAAGACTTGATGCGCAAGGGATTGATCGTCTGTTCGCCGGGCGCGGCGCTGGGACAGGTGGCGAAAACGCTCACCCAGCATCACATCCACGCGTTGATCGTGGCGGAGGATGCGGGCGCGCCGCTGGGCATCATCTCCGACTTCGACCTGCTCGCCGGGGAATGGCTGTCGGTGGACAAGGAAAGCCTCGACGCCATGAAAACGATGACCGCAGGAGATTTGATGACCTCCCCCATCGAAACCATCGAGGCGGATACGGCAGTGGACGACGCGGCAAAACGATTCCTCGAAAGGCAGATCCACCGGATGATGGTCGTCGAAAACGGCAAACCCGTCGGCGTGATCTCCATTTCGGATTTTGTGAGGGACATCGCCGCGCAGGAAAAGGTCAAGCGCGGCAACGTCGGCGAAGTGATGTCGGATGCGTTTCTGGTTTGCCGCGATCAAACGCCGGTCGTTTCCGCGGCGCGCACCATGACGCAGGCTGGCTGGCGTTCAGTGGTGATCGTCAACTCACAGGGCAAACCGCTCGGAGTTGTAACCGGCAATGATCTGATGCGCCTCGCAGGCAAACCCGTGAGCGAGACTCTCACCGTCAGCGAGGTGATGAACCGCAACCTCGTGACGATTGACATCAACGCCAGTTTGCAGGAAGCCGCCAACCTGATGATTCAAAATCATCGTCACCGCGTGATCGTGGTGGACGCGCAAGACCCGGAGAGTTTTCCGCTGGGGATCATCTCATCGTTTGACATTGTGGAAGAGATGGCGCGACCAGGCTCGGTCTGGCAGGGATAA